In a genomic window of Drosophila takahashii strain IR98-3 E-12201 chromosome 3L, DtakHiC1v2, whole genome shotgun sequence:
- the LOC108065874 gene encoding venom serine protease Bi-VSP-like encodes MKWIGCTSALITLLSLVLLTTSNDAQFKQVTQVHRQCRGPDTKPGSCMELQECAPLLMKQQDESLESFLRVSRMVCGNQGDQVCCPKGQTIPALNHNPTERPIIGPQFPPKNPGNPFVSSFEPLIEQRGPSCRGPDTKPGYCIELNDCDSLLSELRLDKPKDQSFNDFLRVSRMVCGNEGDRVCCPKGQTISALNANITTTPASIIPRKTDKVLLSMEDGCGYTSVVKKKIVGGVVSQIGAWPWIALLGYNDPKEKFKCGGALITARHVITAAHCIVPNLTFVRLGEHDLSTDLETRHEDIQIEKKLAHPEYNPRIGRSDLGILYLVRNAEFTTNIRPICLPYTPNLRQKSYLGFNPFVAGWGKTMERGKSATLLNELQIPVIENSVCRQSYAKHNYFSKIPDEQFDSAVLCAGDLSGGKDTCQGDSGGPLMMPESFEGTFRYHLIGVVSYGISGCGRPNVPSVLTSTQYFMDWIIHQVHDMP; translated from the exons ATGAAATGGATTGGCTGTACCAGTGCCCTGATTACACTACTATCCCTCGTACTCCTCACCACGTCAAATGACGCCCAGTTTAAACAGGTTACGCAAG ttCATCGACAATGTCGTGGGCCAGACACCAAACCTGGAAGTTGTATGG AACTCCAGGAGTGCGCACCGCTGCTAATGAAACAGCAGGACGAGTCCCTCGAGTCCTTTTTGCGTGTCTCTAGAATGGTTTGTGGCAACCAGGGTGACCAAGTCTGTTGTCCCAAAGGACAGACGATCCCCGCACTGAATCACAATCCCACGGAACGCCCAATCATTGGTCCTCAGTTCCCGCCGAAGAACCCCGGAAATCCCTTCGTTTCATCATTCGAGCCCTTAATCGAACAACGGGGTCCTTCGTGCCGCGGACCAGACACCAAACCTGGATATTGTATAG AACTCAATGACTGCGATTCCCTGCTTAGTGAGCTGAGGCTGGATAAACCTAAGGACCAGAGTTTCAACGATTTTTTGCGTGTCTCCAGAATGGTTTGTGGCAACGAGGGTGACCGGGTCTGTTGTCCCAAAGGACAGACGATCTCCGCACTGAATGCCAATATAACTACCACACCGGCATCCATTATTCCCAGGAAAACGGATAAAGTGCTTCTCAGCATGGAAGATGGATGTGGCTATACGAGTGTGGTGAAAAAGAAGATCGTGGGCGGGGTGGTAAGCCAAATTGGGGCGTGGCCCTGGATCGCACTGCTGGGATATAATGATCCAAAGGAAAAGTTCAAGTGCGGAGGAGCCCTGATCACCGCCAGACACGTGATCACGGCGGCCCACTGCATCGTTCCGAATCT GACATTTGTGCGATTGGGAGAACATGATCTTTCCACGGACTTGGAAACTCGCCATGAGGACATTCAAATTGAGAAA aaACTAGCCCATCCAGAGTACAACCCACGAATTGGACGCAGTGACTTGGGCATCCTGTATTTGGTGCGAAATGCGGAGTTTACGACCAATATCAGACCCATTTGCCTGCCATACACCCCCAACCTGCGCCAGAAATCTTACTTGGGTTTTAATCCCTTCGTCGCCGGATGGGGAAAGACAATGGAGCGTGGTAAATCAGCTACCTTGCTGAACGAGCTGCAAATTCCCGTCATAGAAAATAGCGTGTGCCGCCAGAGTTACGCAAaacataattattttagtaaaattcCCGACGAACAGTTCGACAGCGCCGTCCTCTGCGCAGGAGATCTGTCCGGAGGCAAGGATACGTGTCAGGGCGACTCCGGTGGTCCGCTTATGATGCCGGAATCATTTGAAGGCACTTTTCGGTACCATCTGATCGGCGTGGTGTCCTACGGCATCTCCGGGTGTGGCCGACCTAATGTCCCCAGCGTACTTACGAGCACACAGTACTTCATGGACTGGATCATCCACCAGGTGCATGATATGCCCTGA
- the LOC138912993 gene encoding accessory gland protein Acp63F-like: MLKLSIAFILVTSILGTEGFKCKDANYTIPSILRKACGIATECVYSGPHAYAVRSEDCKRQEQGLSPFLNIKVGKCPTGKPPCFGSQRL; the protein is encoded by the exons ATGTTGAAGTTAAGCATTGCTTTTATTCTGG TTACTTCAATACTAGGAACCGAGGGTTTTAAATGCAAGGATGCGAATTATACGATTCCATCGATTCTTCGGAAAGCATGTGGAATTGCTACGGAGTGTGTCTACTCTGGGCCACATGCGTATGCTGTACGAAGTGAGGATTGCAAGCGTCAGGAACAAGGACTATCAC ctTTCTTGAacataaaagtcggaaaatgtCCGACAGGCAAGCCCCCTTGTTTTGGCAGTCAAagattgtaa
- the LOC108065873 gene encoding uncharacterized protein — protein MKPYFFVALLLVYSLVEFTNIKCESVDKDFCEIDYCFLKSVNRTYKYVSVKVKLLRIPVTRIKVNFAVYKRLNGYKPFLYNLTLDACKFLKAPRSNPVANYFYNFFNNVSNMNHSCPYDHDIVMEKMTYSSVYHQFSDILPFPEGNYMLEIHWKAYDITRAVTKYYWSLS, from the exons ATGAAGCCATATTTTTTCGTTGCCCTTCTCCTA GTTTATTCTCTGGTGGAATTTACGAATATAAAATGTGAGTCTGTGGATAAGGACTTTTGCGAAATCGATTATTGTTTTCTGAAGTCTGTGAACCGGACGTACAAATATGTTTCCGTAAAAGTTAAATTACTTAGGATTCCCGTAACCAGAATTAAG GTGAACTTCGCCGTATACAAACGTTTAAATGGCTACAAACCTTTTCTTTACAACCTAACATTAGACGCCTGTAAATTTTTGAAAGCTCCGAGATCCAACCCCGTTGCTAATTActtctataattttttcaataacGTTTCTAATATGAACCACTCTTGCCCTTATGAC caTGATATTGTGATGGAAAAAATGACGTATAGCAGTGTTTATCATCAATTCTCAGATATACTGCCTTTTCCGGAGGGAAACTACATGCTCGAAATTCACTGGAAGGCCTATGACATCACTCGAGCTGTAACCAAATATTATTGGTCCCTTTCgtga
- the Faa gene encoding fumarylacetoacetase gives MSQSFVPVPAGSDFPLENLPYAVFSTENNKTHRICVAIGEHVLDLKAVSQLYPLPVQKSLRAETLNELMGLDFEAWDVVRTQTQKLLAKGSELDQNVDLKAVSIVPQTDIKLHLPAQIGDYTDFYSSIHHATNVGIMFRGPDNALMPNWRHLPVGYHGRASSVVVSGTPIRRPLGQTFPDGAEKPVFGACKLLDFELEMAFFIGGKGNQLGEPIRVDEAWKNVFGFTLMNDWSARDIQKWEYVPLGPFTAKNLGTTISPWVVPTAALKPFLLDNFPQEPEVLPYLRQSIPFNFDINLEVSLKPADQNEALISKSNFKHLYWTPLQQIAHHTVTGCNLRPGDLMASGTISGETPDSYGSLLELCWKGTKTVELPGGKTRKFLQDYDEVIIRGHCEKNGLRIGFGQCVGQVLPAHPVPQ, from the exons ATGTCCCAGAGTTTTGTGCCAGTGCCGGCGGGCAGTGATTTTCCCCTGGAAAATTTGCCCTATGCTGTCTTCTCAACCGAAAACAAT AAAACTCACCGCATTTGTGTGGCCATTGGAGAACATGTCCTGGATCTGAAAGCTGTCTCGCAGTTGTATCCCTTGCCAGTTCAAAAAAGTCTGCGGGCGGAAACTTTGAATGAGCTTATGGGCTTGGACTTTGAAGCTTGGGATGTGGTGAGGACCCAGACTCAGAAGCTTTTGGCTAAGGGTTCCGAACTGGATCAGAATGTGGACTTGAAGGCGGT TTCCATTGTTCCCCAAACTGATATCAAGTTGCATTTGCCTGCTCAGATTGGTGACTATACGGACTTCTACTCATCCATCCATCATGCCACCAATGTGGGCATTATGTTCCGTGGTCCGGATAATGCCCTCATGCCCAACTGGCGCCATCTGCCGGTGGGCTATCATGGTCGTGCCAGTTCGGTGGTGGTTTCCGGTACTCCCATCCGTCGTCCATTGGGACAAACCTTTCCCGACGGCGCAGAGAAGCCCGTCTTTGGTGCTTGCAAACTTTTGGATTTCGAACTGGAGATGGCCTTCTTTATCGGCGGCAAAGGCAATCAGCTGGGAGAACCCATCCGTGTGGACGAGGCCTGGAAGAATGTGTTTGGTTTCACGCTGATGAACGACTGGAGTGCCAGGGATATCCAGAAGTGGGAGTATGTGCCATTGGGTCCTTTTACGGCCAAGAATCTGGGTACGACCATTTCTCCATGGGTGGTGCCCACAGCTGCTCTGAAACCCTTCCTGCTGGACAACTTCCCCCAGGAACCCGAAGTGCTGCCCTATTTGCGGCAAAGTATTCCCTTTAATTTTGATATTAATTTGGAGGTTTCTTTGAAAC CTGCCGACCAGAATGAAGCGCTCATCTCAAAGTCCAATTTCAAGCACCTGTATTGGACACCTCTACAGCAAATTGCCCATCACACAGTCACCGGTTGCAACCTGCGACCAGGGGATCTGATGGCTTCTGGAACGATCTCCGGTGAGACGCCCGACTCATACGGATCCCTTTTGGAGCTCTGCTGGAAGGGCACCAAAACTGTGGAGCTGCCGGGTGGGAAGACCAGGAAGTTCCTGCAGGACTATGACGAGGTCATCATCCGGGGACACTGCGAGAAAAACGGACTGCGCATCGGATTTGGGCAGTGCGTGGGTCAGGTGCTGCCTGCACATCCTGTGCCGCAGTAG